In one Triplophysa rosa linkage group LG13, Trosa_1v2, whole genome shotgun sequence genomic region, the following are encoded:
- the LOC130564228 gene encoding protocadherin gamma-A11-like — translation MMEDGGQRRRWEYCWTAFCFSLLLCFEPQVSAQIRYSIPEEVKEGSVVGNIAKDLSLDVALLKHRRFRIVSGFMDTLFQVNQNNGALFVHEKIDREEICDSNGACLLNLKIAVENPLEVHYIEVEITDVNDHSPSFPEKDLHVEMAENTLKGARFDLPTARDLDVGMNSIRSYKLNQNEFFDIEIRDSEYGEKSPFLLLQKTLDRESQDKHVLTLTAIDGGNPTKSGTLNIIITVLDVNDNRPVCSRDTYTVMLKENTSPGFVVAYVNATDPDEGVNGEVEYTYGRNVLRKVHDIFELDKVTGKIRVKGKIDFEENEMYSLNIKVSDKGRPPMNTDCRVIIKIVDINDNEPEIEVTSLSNIVSEDAKPGTVISLISITDKDSGINGKVVCGLSMNLPFEMKPYVQQNMYSLVTKESLDREVASHYDIIITATDLGNPALSASTTLSIEVSDVNDNKPQFSYSPLEMYLFENNPPGASVFAVSAIDKDINENAIITYQIIRSDQTQNDMDSFLNINSETGVISALKIFDFETIKKFQFYVLATDSGSPSLSSNVTVNVFILDQNDNVPVILHPVMANGSAEGVEEIPRNVNAGHLVTKVRAYDADIGYNGWLLFSLQEVSDHSLFSLDRYTGQIRTLRSFTETDEAQHKLVILVKDNGNVSLSATATVIVKVVEPKEAFAASDVTNAVKDEEENNVTFYLIITLGSVSVLFIISIIVLIVMQCSKSNDYSSKYLQDMNYDGTLCHSIQYRSGDKRYMLVGPRMSIGSTLAPGRNRNTLVIPDRRRRDSGEVRLIIIFALSDLF, via the coding sequence ATGATGGAAGACGGCGGACAAAGGCGCAGATGGGAGTACTGTTGGACTGCCTTTTGCTTTTCCTTGCTACTGTGCTTTGAGCCGCAGGTTTCAGCTCAAATAAGATATTCCATTCCAGAGGAGGTTAAAGAGGGATCCGTTGTGGGAAATATAGCAAAGGATCTCAGTCTTGATGTCGCTTTGCTAAAGCACAGACGGTTTCGTATTGTTTCTGGATTTATGGACACCCTTTTCCAGGTAAATCAGAACAATGGCGCCTTGTTTGTTCATGAGAAAATCGACCGAGAAGAGATATGTGATAGCAATGGCGCATGTTTGCTAAACCTAAAAATTGCCGTTGAAAATCCACTTGAAGTTCATTACATTGAGGTTGAAATAACAGATGTAAACGACCATTCCCCTTCATTTCCAGAAAAAGACCTACACGTTGAAATGGCAGAAAACACCTTAAAGGGCGCTCGCTTCGATCTGCCAACTGCGCGAGATTTGGATGTTGGCATGAATTCAATTCGATCCTATAAGCTAAATCAAAACGAATTCTTTGACATAGAGATAAGAGACAGCGAGTACGGGGAAAAAAGTCCCTTTCTGCTCCTACAGAAAACGTTAGATAGAGAGAGTCAGGACAAGCATGTGTTAACTTTGACTGCCATAGATGGCGGAAACCCAACAAAATCTGGCACTCTAAATATAATAATCACCGTTCTTGATGTTAACGACAATCGTCCTGTGTGCAGCAGAGACACTTACACTGTTATGTTAAAAGAAAACACGTCTCCCGGCTTCGTGGTTGCATATGTTAATGCCACTGACCCAGACGAGGGTGTTAATGGAGAAGTTGAATATACATACGGAAGAAACGTCTTGCGTAAGGTACACGATATTTTTGAGCTGGACAAGGTCACAGGTAAAATACGCGTTAAAGGGAAAATTGATTTCgaagaaaatgaaatgtataGTCTAAATATAAAGGTATCTGATAAGGGGCGCCCTCCAATGAATACTGACTGCAGAGTTATTATTAAAATTGTAGATATCAATGATAATGAACCTGAGATTGAAGTAACGTCGCTTTCTAATATTGTTTCTGAAGACGCAAAGCCCGGGACAGTCATTTCTCTGATTAGTATTACGGACAAGGATTCGGGAATAAACGGTAAGGTAGTTTGTGGCCTGTCAATGAATCTACCGTTTGAAATGAAGCCGTATGTTCAGCAGAACATGTATTCTTTAGTAACAAAAGAGAGTTTGGACCGGGAGGTTGCGTCTCATTATGACATCATAATAACAGCAACTGATTTAGGCAATCCTGCTCTTTCAGCGTCAACAACTCTTAGCATAGAGGTTTCCGATGTTAATGACAACAAACCTCAATTTTCATACAGTCCTCTTGAAATGTACCTTTTTGAAAATAATCCGCCCGGCGCGTCCGTGTTCGCTGTAAGCGCTATTGACAAAgacataaatgaaaatgcaattattacGTATCAAATTATAAGAAGCGATCAGACTCAAAATGACATGGATTCATTCCTTAATATAAATTCTGAAACAGGCGTTATTAGTGCACTTAAAATTTTTGACTTTGAAACAATTAAAAAGTTTCAGTTTTACGTGCTCGCTACAGACTCTGGATCTCCGTCTCTGAGCAGTAACGTGACAGTGAACGTGTTTATTTTGGATCAAAATGACAATGTTCCAGTGATCCTACATCCTGTCATGGCCAACGGTTCTGCTGAAGGTGTGGAGGAGATTCCCCGCAATGTGAACGCAGGTCATTTGGTGACTAAAGTCAGAGCCTATGACGCAGATATTGGATACAACGGCTGGTTATTATTTTCACTGCAGGAAGTTAGTGATCACAGTCTCTTTAGTTTGGATCGCTATACAGGACAGATAAGAACCCTTCGCTCATTCACAGAAACAGACGAGGCCCAGCATAAACTGGTCATACTGGTGAAAGACAATGGGAACGTTTCTCTGTCAGCAACAGCGACTGTGATTGTCAAAGTTGTGGAGCCCAAAGAGGCTTTTGCAGCTTCTGATGTTACAAACGCAGTAAAAGACGAGGAGGAAAACAAcgtgacattttatttgatcatcACATTGGGCTCTGTGTCAGTGCTTTTTATCATCAGTATCATCGTGTTGATTGTAATGCAATGCTCTAAATCTAATGACTATTCGTCCAAATATTTACAAGATATGAATTACGACGGGACTCTGTGTCACAGCATTCAGTACAGATCTGGAGACAAACGGTATATGCTAGTTGGACCCAGAATGAGTATCGGCTCTACTCTAGCACCTGGCAGAAATAGGAATACTCTAGTGATACCAGATCGCAGGAGGAGAGATTCTGGAGAGGTAAGACTGATAATTATTTTCGCCTTGTctgatttgttttaa
- the LOC130563558 gene encoding protocadherin alpha-8-like isoform X28 → MEAAGQKRGWEYCWIALCFSLILGFAQQTSAQIRYSIPEEVKEGFAVGNIAKDLGLEVSGLVDRQFRIVSGSKEELFQINQENGVLNVHKKIDRESLCVNSGICMVNLKTVVENPLEVHYVEVEISDINDNSPVFPEKEQRMSISEHTLPGVDYQLQAARDPDSGTNSIRFYKLTPNDHFEIKVRESDEDKLPFLVLKKAVDREITTAYNLLLTAVDGGTPPRSGVLNVTVTVLDINDNRPVFNQETYSVELPENSVAGTVIIRVNATDIDEGPNSEIEYSFATLNGKVHEVFELDHVTGEIRVKGKVDFEDAEVYKLDIRASDKGHPPMSANCRVIVKMIDINDNRPEIEITSLSKNIPEDSKPGTVISLVSVTDKDAGINGKVICQLNKNVPFELKTSFKDNMYSLVIKERLDRETNSQYDVTITASDLGQPSLTASTILSVQISDVNDNAPEFFINPLELYFIENNAAGSSILSVSASDIDTAENAVISYNIVRGAGTQNDISSFLNINSETGVIYSLKSFDFETLKTFQFHVLATDSGSPSLSSNVTVNVFILDQNDNVPVILYPVSANGSAEGVEEIPRNVNAGHLVTKVRAYDADIGYNGWLLFSLQEVSDHSLFSLDRYTGQIRTLRSFTETDEAQHKLVILVKDNGNVSLSATATVIVKVVEPKEAFAASDVTNAVKDEEENNVTFYLIITLGSVSVLFIISIIVLIVMQCSKSTDYSSKYLQDTNYDGTLCHSIQYRSGDKRYMLVGPRMSVGSTLAPGSNRNTLVIPDRRRRDSGETLDLRL, encoded by the coding sequence ATGGAGGCCGCTGGACAAAAGCGCGGATGGGAGTACTGCTGGATTGCTCTGTGTTTCTCTTTAATTCTGGGCTTTGCACAACAGACTTCAGCTCAGATAAGATATTCTATTCCTGAGGAAGTGAAAGAAGGATTTGCTGTTGGAAATATTGCTAAGGATTTGGGCCTTGAAGTAAGTGGCTTAGTTGACCGACAGTTTCGAATCGTGTCTGGATCTAAAGAGGAGCTCTTTCAGATAAATCAGGAAAATGGCGTGTTGAACGTGCATAAGAAAATCGACCGAGAATCTTTGTGTGTCAACAGTGGTATCTGCATGGTCAATTTAAAAACCGTCGTTGAAAATCCTTTGGAGGTACATTATGTAGAGGTAGAAATATCAGATATAAACGATAATTCACCTGTTTTTCCTGAAAAAGAGCAACGCATGAGCATATCTGAACACACGCTGCCTGGCGTTGATTACCAGTTACAGGCAGCCAGAGATCCAGATTCTGGAACGAATTCGATTCGTTTTTACAAATTAACTCCAAATGATCATTTTGAAATTAAAGTTAGAGAGAGCGACGAGGATAAACTGCCTTTTTTGGTGTTAAAGAAAGCCGTTGATCGGGAGATTACAACGGCATACAATCTGCTTTTAACAGCAGTAGATGGAGGGACACCCCCCAGATCTGGGGTTCTTAACGTAACTGTTACCGTTTTGGATATAAATGATAATCGCCCTGTTTTCAACCAAGAGACATATTCTGTGGAACTGCCTGAAAATTCCGTCGCTGGCACTGTAATAATTCGAGTAAATGCAACTGATATTGATGAGGGTCCAAACAGCGAAATCGAATACAGTTTTGCAACATTGAATGGCAAAGTGCACGAAGTCTTTGAGCTCGATCATGTCACGGGTGAAATACGTGTAAAGGGGAAAGTGGATTTTGAAGACGCGGAGGTTTATAAACTCGATATTCGAGCCTCAGATAAAGGACATCCACCAATGTCTGCAAACTGCAGAGTTATTGTTAAGATGATTGATATAAATGACAACAGGCCAGAAATTGAGATTACATCACTTTCCAAGAACATTCCTGAAGATTCAAAACCAGGTACTGTTATTTCTCTCGTCAGTGTAACTGATAAAGACGCTGGAATTAACGGGAAAGTAATTTGTcagttaaacaaaaatgttcccTTTGAGTTGAAAACTTCATTTAAAGACAACATGTACTCTTTGGTAATAAAAGAACGATTAGATAGAGAAACGAATTCACAGTATGATGTTACGATAACCGCCTCTGATTTAGGACAGCCCTCTTTGACTGCATCAACAATACTAAGTGTTCAAATTTCTGATGTAAATGATAATGCCCCGGAGTTTTTTATAAACCCGTTAGAGCTTTACTTCATAGAAAACAATGCTGCCGGTTCGTCCATACTTTCTGTGAGCGCATCTGATATAGACACGGCGGAAAATGCCGTGATATCATATAACATAGTCAGAGGAGCTGGAACCCAGAATGATATATCGTCTTTCTTAAATATAAACTCGGAAACTGGTGTTATTTATTCGCTGAAAAGTTTTGACTTTGAAACCTTAAAAACATTCCAGTTTCATGTGCTCGCTACAGACTCTGGATCTCCGTCTCTGAGCAGTAACGTGACAgtgaatgtgtttattttggatCAAAACGACAATGTTCCAGTGATCTTATATCCAGTCAGCGCTAACGGTTCTGCTGAGGGTGTGGAGGAGATTCCTCGCAATGTGAACGCAGGTCATTTGGTGACTAAAGTCAGAGCCTATGACGCAGATATTGGATACAACGGCTGGTTATTATTTTCACTGCAGGAAGTTAGTGATCACAGTCTCTTTAGTTTGGATCGCTATACAGGACAGATAAGAACCCTTCGCTCATTCACAGAAACAGACGAGGCCCAGCATAAACTGGTCATACTGGTGAAAGACAATGGGAACGTTTCTCTGTCAGCAACAGCGACTGTGATTGTCAAAGTTGTGGAGCCCAAAGAGGCTTTTGCAGCTTCTGATGTTACAAACGCAGTAAAAGACGAGGAGGAAAACAAcgtgacattttatttgatcatcACATTGGGCTCTGTGTCAGTGCTTTTTATCATCAGTATCATCGTGTTGATTGTAATGCAGTGCTCTAAATCTACTGACTATTCGTCCAAGTATTTACAAGATACGAATTACGACGGGACTCTGTGTCACAGCATTCAGTACAGATCTGGAGACAAACGGTACATGCTAGTTGGACCCAGAATGAGTGTCGGCTCTACTCTTGCACCTGGCAGTAATAGGAATACTCTTGTGATACCAGATCGCAGGAGGAGAGATTCTGGAGAG